DNA from Desulfatibacillum aliphaticivorans DSM 15576:
AGCCTTGAAAACTAAGGGTTTTCAGAGCGGAAAAATCCCTCGTCAAAAACAAATGTTTTTTACGAGGGCGACACCTTTAAGATGGGGTAGGGTAGGGCAAAAAAAAGCCCCACGATATGCGAGGCAAAAAAATTTTAATTTTATCCGGTCCCCAGGATCAAACCCAAGACCTTTTCCGTCTCGGCCATAACCTTGAGACAGGCCGCATGAGGGGATAAGTTCACCTTTTTGGCGTACCCCTCAATATAGCGGTAAGAGTTCCCCATAGTATCGTTTGCCTGCTTCCCGACCATTTTACAAAGAGCCTGGGCGGAAAGCTCAGCTACGATCTCTTGTAAGGGGTCCTGACCAGGCCGGAGGCTTCCGTTCAATTTCTCGTGGCCCGCGTGGGCCAACTCGTGAAAGAATACCGCTTCCTCTTCGCTGGCCAAGGCGATTTGCTTTCTGGAAGGCGAATAGTACCCATAATAACGATAGTTGCCCGGAACTGCTTTTACAGAAAGCCCCCATTCCTCGGCTTTCTCGATCAATGGTAGGGTAGGGACCTCCAATTTTTCATAGTCCAAGTGATCACCGTCTGTATCCTCCACTCGAAAGACCGGCTTGCATCCAAAACCAG
Protein-coding regions in this window:
- a CDS encoding ArdC-like ssDNA-binding domain-containing protein; the encoded protein is MNEKVRAVLDGVIERFRTGDVPEAVAMAMFPVADVPSAKWSLLNRTLMFLSGTQDARGFRQWQQANRHVKKGSKAFHILVPYFKKKTDEGTGEEAQFLSGFGCKPVFRVEDTDGDHLDYEKLEVPTLPLIEKAEEWGLSVKAVPGNYRYYGYYSPSRKQIALASEEEAVFFHELAHAGHEKLNGSLRPGQDPLQEIVAELSAQALCKMVGKQANDTMGNSYRYIEGYAKKVNLSPHAACLKVMAETEKVLGLILGTG